The following proteins are co-located in the Vigna angularis cultivar LongXiaoDou No.4 chromosome 2, ASM1680809v1, whole genome shotgun sequence genome:
- the LOC108326995 gene encoding transcription factor MYB61, which translates to MGRHSCCYKQKLRKGLWSPEEDEKLLNYITKHGHGCWSSVPKLAGLQRCGKSCRLRWINYLRPDLKRGAFSQQEENSIIELHAVLGNRWSQIAAQLPGRTDNEIKNLWNSCLKKKLRQRGIDPNTHQPLSEVENDKDKPLTADRSNQKASNEVSVVEPPKQKPITCTTSMPMDRYPLEVSATSKISSGGNNSSSTLDRFGTCHDNNSSMASSDMMGMGYFPFQHLNYGPNMGLTTANPNNTPLCFIPGSTSSQMMSELNSTMLHSVFSTHVKPTVSLQSNNNNPSSIFSDGVQNWEGSAFSNNNNNNNASKSNGSSSCSIQLQSSTNFLDHGTITWGLQAESATKTDNKDANSSHVVPLQSEAEDIKWSEYLNNTPFYLGSTVQQHQTTHSLYSDEVKPETAFIADESSTSWHHSQHFQPSDIYSKDLQRFSVAFGQSL; encoded by the exons ATGGGGAGACACTCTTGCTGCTACAAACAGAAGCTTCGTAAAGGCCTCTGGTCTCCTGAGGAAGACGAGAAGCTTTtgaattacatcaccaaacatGGCCATGGATGTTGGAGCTCCGTTCCAAAACTGGCTG GCCTTCAGAGGTGTGGCAAGAGCTGCAGATTAAGGTGGATTAATTACCTTAGGCCAGATTTGAAGAGAGGGGCGTTCTCACAGCAGGAAGAGAACTCCATAATTGAACTTCATGCAGTCCTTGGCAACAG GTGGTCGCAGATCGCTGCCCAGTTACCAGGAAGAACTGATAATGAGATAAAGAATCTATGGAATTCCTGTCTGAAGAAGAAGCTTAGGCAAAGAGGCATTGACCCAAACACACACCAACCCCTCTCTGAGGTTGAGAATGACAAGGACAAGCCTCTCACGGCTGACAGAAGCAATCAGAAAGCCTCCAATGAGGTGAGTGTTGTTGAGCCACCAAAACAAAAGCCCATAACTTGTACTACTTCCATGCCAATGGATAGATATCCCCTTGAAGTTTCTGCTACCTCAAAGATCAGCAGTGGTGGCAACAACAGCAGCAGCACCCTAGACAGGTTTGGCACTTGTCATGACAACAACAGCTCCATGGCTAGTTCTGATATGATGGGAATGGGATACTTCCCTTTCCAGCACCTGAACTATGGACCAAACATGGGACTCACTACTGCAAACCCCAACAACACCCCACTTTGTTTCATTCCTGGTTCCACATCTTCCCAAATGATGTCAGAGCTGAATTCCACCATGCTCCATTCTGTGTTCTCAACACATGTAAAGCCCACTGTCAGCCTCCAGTCTAATAACAACAACCCATCTTCCATATTTTCTGACGGGGTTCAGAACTGGGAAGGAAGTGCCTTCAgcaataataacaacaacaacaatgcaAGCAAAAGCAATGGGAGCAGTAGCTGCAGCATCCAATTACAAAGCAGCACTAACTTCCTTGATCATGGCACAATAACATGGGGGCTGCAGGCAGAATCTGCCACCAAGACAGATAATAAAGATGCTAATTCTTCTCATGTGGTACCCTTGCAATCAGAAGCAGAAGACATCAAATGGTCCGAGTATCTGAACAACACCCCTTTTTACCTGGGAAGCACAGTGCAGCAGCATCAAACCACTCACTCTCTCTACAGTGACGAGGTGAAGCCAGAAACAGCCTTCATAGCAGACGAATCAAGTACCAGTTGGCACCACAGCCAGCACTTTCAACCCTCGGATATATATAGCAAAGATCTCCAGAGATTTTCAGTAGCCTTTGGACAATCCCTGTAG
- the LOC108329377 gene encoding pectin acetylesterase 12: MARVFWTAIAIALVFSSWVDGFEGYYEHQFNETELSLLEAHEASLSYAGSNLLLVGLTLVQNAAAKGAVCLDGTLPGYHLHRGYGSGANSWLINLEGGGWCNNIRTCVYRKKTRRGSSDFMEKEIYFTGILSNKAEENPDFFNWNRVKLRYCDGASFAGDSEDETAELQFRGQRIWTAAMEDLMSKGMRFADQALLSGCSAGGLATIIHCDEFRGLFPMTTRVKCLSDAGLFLDAIDVSGGHTLRNLYSGVVGLQGAQKNLPQICTNHLDPISCFFPQNLIASVKTPLFILNAAYDSWQIQSSLAPPSADPHGYWRDCRLNHAKCTAPQIQYLQGFRNHMLNVIKDFARANQNGLFINSCFSHCQTERQDTWFADNSPVIRNKAIALAVGDWYFDRAGVKVIDCPYPCDNTCHHLIFR; this comes from the exons ATGGCGAGAGTTTTCTGGACTGCCATTGCTATAGCACTAGTTTTCAGCAGCTGGGTTGATGGGTTCGAAGGTTATTATGAACATCAATTCAATGAAACAGAGTTGTCTTTATTAGAGGCTCATGAAGCTTCCTTATCCTACGCCGGGAGTAATCTTCTGCTGGTAGGACTCACCCTTGTCCAAAATGCTGCTGCTAAAGGAGCAG TTTGCTTGGATGGAACATTACCCGGTTATCATTTGCACCGGGGATATGGATCAGGAGCAAATAGCTGGCTTATTAATTTAGAG GGTGGTGGATGGTGTAATAATATTAGAACATGTGTTTATCGCAAGAAAACCCGGCGTGGATCATCAGATTTCATGGAAAAAGAGATATATTTTACTGGAATATTGAGTAATAAGGCTGAAGAAAATCCAG ATTTTTTCAACTGGAATAGAGTAAAGCTTCGTTATTGTGATGGTGCCTCATTTGCTGGGGACAGTGAAGATGAG ACTGCTGAACTGCAATTCAGAGGACAACGTATTTGGACAGCTGCTATGGAAGATTTGATGTCAAAGGGAATGCGTTTTGCCGATCAG GCTCTTCTTTCGGGATGCTCCGCAGGTGGCTTAGCTACTATTATTCATTGTGATGAATTTCGTGGTCTCTTTCCAATGACCACCAGAGTCAAATGTCTAAGCGATGCTGGGTTGTTTCTTGATGC GATTGACGTATCTGGCGGCCATACACTGAGGAACTTATACAGTGGTGTTGTAGGATTGCAG GGAGCGCAGAAGAATCTGCCTCAAATTTGTACTAATCACCTTGATCCCATCTCG TGCTTCTTTCCTCAAAACTTGATTGCCAGTGTTAAGACCCCGTTATTCATTCTTAATGCTGCTTATGATTCATGGCAG ATCCAGTCCAGTTTAGCTCCTCCATCTGCAGATCCGCATGGCTATTGGCGTGATTGTAGATTAAATCATGCTAAATGTACTGCACCGCAAATCCAATATCTGCAAG GATTCAGGAATCACATGCTGAATGTTATCAAAGACTTCGCAAGAGCAAACCAGAATGGCTTGTTTATTAACTCGTGTTTTTCTCACTGCCAAACTGAGAGACAGGATACATGGTTTGCTGACAATTCTCCTGTTATTAGGAACAAG GCTATTGCTCTGGCTGTTGGAGATTGGTATTTCGATCGAGCAGGTGTTAAGGTTATTGATTGTCCTTACCCTTGTGATAATACGTGCCATCATCTGATTTTCAGATGA
- the LOC108329376 gene encoding protein NRT1/ PTR FAMILY 4.6: MADHDAKEEQRPLNQWKRSKGGFMASMFIFVLSALDNMGFVANMVSIVLYFYGVMHFDLASSANTLTNFMGSTYLLSLVGGFISDTYLNRFTTCLLFGSLEVLALAMLTVQAASSHLHPEACGKSSCVKGGIAGMFYTSLCLLALGMGGVRGSMTAFGADQFDEKDPTEAKALASFFNWLLLSSTVGAITGVTGVVWVSTQKAWHWGFFIITIASSVGFVTLALGKPFYRIKTPGDSPTLRIAQVIVVAFKNRKLSLPESHGELYEISDKDATTEKIAHTNQMRFLDKAAIIQENSKPEAWKVCTVTQVEEVKILTRMLPIVASTIILNTCMAQLQTFSVQQGNIMNLKLGSLTVPAPSIPVIPLVFISVLVPLYELFFVPIARKITHHPSGITQLQRVGVGLVLSAISMAVAGVVEVKRRDQGRKDPSRPISLFWLSFQYGIFGIADMFTLVGLLEFFYRESPANMKSLSTSFTWLSTALGYFLSTVFVNVINAVTKRITPSKQGWLHGFDLNQNNLNLFYWFLATLSCLNFFNYLYWASKYKYKSEDSGPGFKALGEMPLKRVERKEDYGSDRE; encoded by the exons ATG GCTGACCATGATGCCAAAGAAGAACAAAGGCCCCTCAACCAATGGAAGAGAAGCAAAGGAGGATTCATGGCTTCCATGTTCATTTTTG TCTTGTCAGCATTGGACAACATGGGTTTTGTGGCAAACATGGTGAGCATAGTCCTATACTTTTATGGAGTGATGCACTTTGATCTGGCCAGCTCAGCCAACACCCTCACAAACTTTATGGGTTCAACCTACTTGCTTTCCCTCGTTGGAGGCTTCATCTCAGATACTTACTTGAACAGATTCACCACATGCTTGCTTTTCGGATCACTGGAGGTTCTG GCTTTGGCAATGCTCACAGTTCAGGCTGCTTCAAGTCATTTACACCCTGAAGCCTGTGGCAAATCAAGCTGCGTCAAGGGTGGCATAGCAGGGATGTTTTACACATCACTGTGCTTGTTGGCATTGGGAATGGGAGGGGTGAGAGGATCCATGACTGCATTTGGTGCTGACCAATTTGATGAGAAGGATCCAACTGAGGCAAAAGCCCTTGCCAGTTTTTTCAACTGGCTTTTGCTCAGTTCAACAGTGGGAGCAATAACAGGAGTCACTGGTGTTGTGTGGGTTAGCACCCAAAAAGCATGGCATTGGGGTTTTTTCATAATAACCATTGCTTCCTCTGTTGGGTTTGTGACCCTTGCTCTTGGTAAGCCATTCTACCGCATCAAAACTCCAGGAGACAGCCCCACTTTGAGAATTGCTCAG GTTATTGTTGTGGCTTTTAAGAACCGAAAGTTGTCACTGCCGGAGTCACATGGAGAACTATATGAAATCAGTGATAAAGATGCTACAACAGAAAAGATTGCCCACACCAACCAAATGAG GTTTCTAGACAAAGCGGCAATTATCCAAGAAAACTCAAAACCCGAAGCATGGAAAGTGTGCACAGTGACACAAGTTGAAGAGGTGAAGATCCTAACAAGAATGTTACCGATAGTAGCCAGTACCATTATACTGAACACTTGTATGGCACAGCTTCAAACATTCTCAGTTCAACAAGGGAATATAATGAACCTGAAACTTGGGTCCCTCACAGTGCCTGCACCATCCATTCCTGTTATCCCCCTTGTCTTCATAAGTGTCCTAGTTCCAttgtatgaattattttttgtgCCAATTGCAAGAAAAATCACTCACCACCCTTCAGGCATAACACAGCTCCAAAGGGTAGGGGTGGGGTTGGTACTCTCAGCAATATCAATGGCAGTGGCTGGGGTTGTGGAAGTGAAAAGAAGGGACCAAGGAAGGAAAGACCCTTCTAGGCCTATAAGCCTATTTTGGCTTTCATTTCAGTATGGTATATTTGGCATTGCGGATATGTTCACCCTTGTGGGATTATTGGAATTCTTTTACAGGGAATCACCTGCTAACATGAAATCACTTTCAACCTCTTTCACGTGGTTGTCTACAGCTCTTGGTTACTTCTTGAGCACAGTCTTTGTCAATGTCATCAATGCTGTCACCAAAAGGATCACTCCAAGCAAACAAGGGTGGTTGCATGGCTTCGACTTGAACCAAAACAACCTTAACTTGTTCTATTGGTTCCTAGCCACCCTCAGTTGCCTTAACTTTTTTAACTACCTCTATTGGGCCTCAAAATACAAGTACAAATCTGAAGACTCCGGTCCAGGTTTTAAGGCTTTGGGTGAAATGCCTCTCAAaagggttgagagaaaagaagattaCGGCAGTGATAGAGAATGA